The following proteins come from a genomic window of Proteiniphilum propionicum:
- a CDS encoding murein L,D-transpeptidase catalytic domain family protein, whose translation MRIIIFSFIFLVFSSLSFPIGKKYQKENASPATLSSNGCELLYEQMNLCELMHFDAFKSAYTGYTKLNINNNPLLTVIDFSLPSSEKRMYVLDLEKRKVLFVSYVSHGRNSGENFATSFSNLSGSHKSSLGFYRTAGTYNGSNGYSLQLDGLEEGINDKARSRAIVIHGADYCSEKVIKSTGRLGRSFGCPALPKELTKPVINTIKGGSLLFIYAGRPDYTAMSKVDKISIEEHSVQYFKTIFKVLNLY comes from the coding sequence ATGCGTATAATAATATTCTCTTTCATATTTCTTGTATTCTCTTCCCTCTCTTTCCCCATTGGGAAAAAGTATCAAAAGGAAAACGCTTCACCAGCAACACTCTCTTCAAATGGTTGCGAGTTACTCTATGAACAGATGAATCTTTGCGAATTAATGCATTTCGACGCCTTCAAATCTGCATACACCGGTTATACAAAGTTAAATATCAATAACAATCCTCTGCTTACGGTGATCGATTTCAGTCTCCCATCATCCGAAAAAAGGATGTACGTACTTGATTTGGAAAAGAGAAAGGTACTCTTTGTTTCTTATGTTTCACACGGGCGCAACAGTGGAGAAAACTTTGCTACATCATTCTCAAACCTGAGCGGTTCACACAAAAGTTCATTGGGTTTTTACCGTACAGCCGGCACATATAACGGAAGCAATGGATATTCGCTTCAGCTGGACGGTTTGGAAGAGGGCATTAACGACAAGGCAAGATCTCGGGCCATCGTAATCCACGGAGCCGATTATTGCAGTGAGAAGGTTATTAAATCTACCGGAAGGCTGGGCCGTAGCTTCGGTTGCCCGGCGCTTCCCAAAGAGCTGACAAAACCTGTCATCAACACCATAAAAGGAGGTTCATTGCTCTTCATATATGCCGGCCGCCCAGATTATACGGCCATGAGCAAGGTGGACAAAATCAGCATAGAAGAGCATTCTGTTCAATATTTTAAAACTATTTTCAAAGTCCTCAATCTTTATTGA
- a CDS encoding L,D-transpeptidase gives MKRCTACFLLFSVISFIPTGCSSGTPVENGNEEIAVTYNDSIPHLSEERRKLTGTDIRLLKDIQYDKYLLDDEYPYKDTVRRFQWEKIKEGIAHIENEVSRGGSWGVLSNYKNMNGEAPTIEGFVRNDYRRVSDQFGVERYQSVPLYSAYGDTVLVRYGRDGWIVKVTGNDTIEMVRVTGVSMEGEYLVPNRYLKVWGDSICFDKVVAVDVTNQNISTLTRENGGWHILSMNPATTGTHRPPHAHETPTGIFAVQEKKEKMYYVKDGTSEIAGFAPYASRFTNGAYIHGVPVQYPNRNVIEYSPSLGTTPRSHMCVRNASSHSQFVYDWATVKESVVIVID, from the coding sequence ATGAAAAGATGTACAGCCTGTTTTCTTCTCTTCTCTGTTATATCATTTATCCCTACCGGGTGCAGCTCAGGCACTCCGGTGGAGAATGGCAATGAAGAGATAGCCGTTACATATAATGATTCCATACCCCATCTCAGCGAAGAGAGGAGAAAGCTGACAGGAACAGACATCCGGTTGCTAAAAGATATTCAATACGATAAGTATTTGCTTGATGATGAATACCCTTATAAGGACACTGTCCGGCGTTTTCAATGGGAAAAGATTAAAGAAGGAATTGCCCATATTGAAAATGAAGTCTCCCGTGGAGGCAGCTGGGGTGTTTTGAGCAATTACAAGAACATGAACGGTGAAGCCCCCACCATTGAAGGTTTCGTGAGAAACGACTATAGAAGGGTTTCCGATCAATTCGGTGTTGAGCGTTACCAGTCGGTTCCTCTCTATAGTGCATATGGCGACACAGTATTGGTACGCTACGGGAGAGATGGGTGGATAGTGAAAGTTACTGGAAACGACACCATTGAGATGGTCAGGGTGACCGGAGTTTCTATGGAGGGTGAATATCTGGTTCCTAACCGTTATCTGAAAGTATGGGGTGACAGCATCTGTTTTGATAAAGTTGTAGCGGTAGATGTCACCAATCAGAATATTTCAACATTGACGAGAGAAAACGGTGGCTGGCATATATTGAGTATGAATCCCGCAACCACAGGTACGCACAGGCCGCCGCATGCACATGAAACACCTACGGGAATTTTCGCTGTTCAGGAGAAGAAAGAGAAAATGTACTACGTAAAAGACGGTACAAGCGAGATTGCCGGATTCGCCCCCTATGCTTCCCGTTTTACTAATGGAGCTTACATCCACGGCGTTCCGGTACAATATCCCAATAGAAATGTAATTGAATACAGTCCATCCCTGGGTACCACACCCAGGTCTCATATGTGTGTCAGAAACGCATCGTCTCACTCTCAATTCGTATATGACTGGGCAACTGTTAAAGAGTCGGTTGTTATTGTTATTGATTAA